The DNA region GGCCTTGGCCTGATGCGTCACGGACATGGGGGATGCCTGGATGGATGGAATTGGGCAGACGCTTTGACAATGGCCCTGAAGTAGGCGGCGCGAAAGGCAGGTGAACCCGCCGTGGGAACCGTCTCGGTGAGACGGGGTGCCATGCCCACGCTTGCGTGGGCATGTGCCATTTCAAGAGACTTGCGTGGTGGGGCCACGGCATGCTCACGCTAGCGTGAGCATGGCACCCGGCTCAGGGGGTGGGTAGGATAACTGATAGGCAGAGCGCCAGTCCTCAGCGGAGTGTGGATTGCGCTACGTCGTACTCATACACCCAAGGTCGACCATGCGGTTCACTAGGATCACCGTATCGCCCGAACAGATGGGGGGCGTCCCCTGCATCCGCGGACTGCGGATCCCTGTCGCGACGGTTGTAGGGATGGCTGCCGACGGGATGACGGCGGCGGAAGTCGTCGCAGCGTACCCGGACCTTCAGCTCGACGACTATCGCGAGGCGCTCGCGTACGCCGCGGAGGCGCTTCGTGAACGCGAGCTGCCGCTGCAGGGCGTCGCATGAGGCTGTTGGTTGACAACGCGCTCTCGCCACTGGTGGCGCTCAGTTTGACGGAGGCGGGTCACGACGCAGTGCACGTCCGCGACTTGGGGATGTCCGCTGCCGCCGACGAGGCGATCTTTGATCTCGCAGCGAGTGAAGAGCGGATCGTGGTTTCTGCGGATACCGACTTCGGCACCTTGTTGGCGTTAAGGCGAGAATCAAAGCCCTCGGTGGTTCTGTTGAGAGGGGCGACGCCGCGCCGCCCGCTGGAA from Pirellulimonas nuda includes:
- a CDS encoding DUF433 domain-containing protein gives rise to the protein MRFTRITVSPEQMGGVPCIRGLRIPVATVVGMAADGMTAAEVVAAYPDLQLDDYREALAYAAEALRERELPLQGVA
- a CDS encoding DUF5615 family PIN-like protein, which translates into the protein MRLLVDNALSPLVALSLTEAGHDAVHVRDLGMSAAADEAIFDLAASEERIVVSADTDFGTLLALRRESKPSVVLLRGATPRRPLEQAELLLANLPAVEDDLAKGAVVVIQPGRVRVRRLPISSDE